The Pan troglodytes isolate AG18354 chromosome 1, NHGRI_mPanTro3-v2.0_pri, whole genome shotgun sequence genome includes a region encoding these proteins:
- the LOC129141459 gene encoding PRAME family member 15-like, translated as MKMSIRTPPRLLELAGRSLLKDQALAISTLQELPMELFPPLFMEAFSRRRCEALKLMVQAWPFRRLPLRPLIKMPCLEAFQAVLDGLDALLNQGVHPRRWKLQVLDLQDVCENFWMVWSEAMAHGCFLNAKRNKKTVQDCPWMRGQQPLTVFIELWLKNRTLDEYLTYLLLWVKQRKDLLHLCCKKLKILGMPFHNIRSILKMVKLDCIQEVEVNCKWILPILTQFTPYLGHMRNLQKLVLSHMDVSRYVSPEQKKEIVTQFTTQFLKLRCLQKLYMNSVSFLEGHLDQLLSCLKTSLKILAITNCALLESDLKHLSQCPSISQLKTLDLNGIRLTNYSLVPLQILLEKVAATLEYLDLDDCGIVDSQVNTILPALSHCFELNTFSFCGNPICMATLENLLSHTIILRKLCLELYPAPRESYGADGTLCWSRFAQLRAELMKRVRDLRHPKRILFCTDYCPDCGNRSFYDLEADQCCC; from the exons ATGAAGATGAGCATCCGGACTCCACCCAGACTCCTGGAGCTTGCGGGGCGGAGCCTGCTGAAGGACCAAGCCTTGGCCATCTCCACCCTGCAGGAGCTGCCCATGGAACTTTTCCCCCCACTGTTCATGGAGGCCTTCAGCAGGAGACGCTGTGAGGCCCTGAAGctgatggtgcaggcctggcccTTCCGCCGCCTCCCTCTGAGGCCTCTGATAAAGATGCCTTGTCTGGAGGCATTCCAAGCTGTGCTGGATGGGCTTGATGCACTGCTTAACCAAGGGGTTCATCCCAG GAGATGGAAACttcaagtgctggatttacaggatGTCTGTGAGAACTTCTGGATGGTTTGGTCTGAAGCTATGGCCCACGGGTGCTTCCTCAATGCCAAGAGGAACAAAAAAACAGTGCAGGACTGTCCATGGATGAGAGGACAGCAGCCCTTGACTGTATTCATAGAACTTTGGCTCAAGAACAGGACTCTGGATGAATACCTCACCTACCTCCTTCTATGGGtcaagcagaggaaagatttACTACACCTGTGCTGTAAGAAGCTGAAAATTTTGGGAATGCCCTTCCACAATATCAGAAGCATCCTGAAAATGGTGAAACTAGACTgtatccaggaggtggaagtgaaTTGCAAGTGGATACTGCCCATCCTGACACAGTTTACCCCATACCTGGGCCACATGAGGAATCTTCAGAAGCTCGTTCTCTCCCACATGGATGTCTCTCGCTATGTTTCCCCAGAGCAGAAGAAGGAGATTGTTACCCAGTTCACCACTCAGTTCCTCAAGCTGCGCTGCCTCCAAAAGCTTTATATGAACTCTGTTTCTTTCCTCGAAGGCCACCTGGACCAGCTGCTCAG CTGTCTGAAGACCTCGTTAAAGATCCTCGCAATAACTAACTGTGCGCTTTTGGAATCAGACTTGAAGCATCTATCCCAGTGCCCGAGCATCAGTCAACTAAAGACCCTGGACCTGAATGGCATCAGACTGACCAATTACAGTCTTGTGCCTCTCCAAATTCTCCTAGAAAAAGTTGCAGCCACCCTTGAGTACCTGGATTTAGATGACTGTGGCATCGTAGACTCCCAAGTCAACACCATCCTGCCTGCCTTGAGCCACTGCTTTGAGCTCAACACCTTCAGCTTCTGTGGAAATCCCATCTGCATGGCAACCCTGGAGAACCTGCTGAGCCACACAATCATACTCAGAAAGTTATGCCTGGAGCTGTATCCTGCCCCGCGGGAGAGTTATGGTGCTGATGGTACTCTCTGCTGGAGCAGATTTGCCCAACTTAGGGCTGAGCTGATGAAGAGAGTGAGGGACTTAAGGCACCCCAAGAGGATCTTGTTCTGTACTGACTACTGCCCTGACTGTGGCAACAGGTCATTTTATGACCTGGAGGCAGATCAATGCTGCTGTTGA